Genomic segment of Cyprinus carpio isolate SPL01 chromosome A13, ASM1834038v1, whole genome shotgun sequence:
TGCAGTGAGGTGAAGGGTGAAAGATCAAAAGTTGAACTGAGAACTAGACCAAAACTGAGCAGAAAGAAAGGAGGGTGACAAGGAACGATGTGAAAAAAAACATGAGGaaagtgaattaaaaatgaaaagttataaaagaggagagaggaaaacagaatgaaaagaaATTTGGGAAATAACTTAACAGTACCTGGTAGTGATTCATCAGTGTCCATATCTGGGCCGCTGCTCATACTGGCAGAGTCGAGCGACTGGACGTTAAGAGAGTTCAGCAGGCTGCGCAGCTGCTCGATATCGCTGTCTTTACTGTCCAGGGCCATCTGCAGTTCAACACGCACCTGAGACTCGTCTGCCAGTTGCTGCAGGAAATAAACGAGAGTAAGAAACAAGCAATCTGACTCATTCAGTGTGGCATTCTTCAGACTCTCATTAGCAGTCATACCGCCTGCATGTCGTTGATTTCTCTCTGGTATTTGATGATAGAGCTGTTGAGCTTCTCCCTCTCGGAACGCAGCTCCAGCTGCAACTTCCTGTTTTCTTTCTCCTTCCTCCTCACGTCTGTATCATTTCCACGGCGACTTCCACCGCCTCTGACCTCCTTTCTATTCATGATCTCTGCCAGCTTGTTCACCGCCTGAAGTAAAAAGCCGGTACAATtggaaaaaaagtagaaattgaggcagtaaaagtaaataaaaatcaaacaaacttcATTTGATTCTCATTTTTCTTCAAGGACAATGTTATGATGTACCTGTGTTTTGAGAGTTCTCTCTGACTGAAGCTGTTTCTCAAGAGCTAGTTTCACTTGAACGATGGACTGCTCTTCATTCTTGAGATTCTGCAGGTCTGAAAATCAAAAATGCTCTCAGTCATCAAACTCAGCCACTGTGAAACCTGTGGTAACAACTCcgaaaatctaaaatattaataaaaaaaaaaagtgcatatttgaaaatatttaattttaaaattatatatcaaatTATGTAAGAaacatgcatataatatataatttgcatatatatataatataatattatatatatatatataattatgtaatatatatatatatatatgcattataatatatatatacatgcatatatatatatatatatatatatatatatatatatatatatatgcatatatatatatatgcatatatatatatatatatacacacacacacatatattcaactatttagaaaatgaaatataataataaatgaaatagatttttacaCGTAAGACAATATCATACAGAATCCATTATTGTGAATTCTTTTGCACACAATAATTTGATATTGTGACCgctttatgtgtttttgtgtttctgtataGATAACCTGTTTTACTGGAGTCCACCAAAATTAATCAGCAAGAACAAAATTAGTTGGGCATCAACTTACAGTCATGTGTTTCCTTTAGCTTGTTGTTCAGTTCTTCTTTCTCATTGGCCAAGTTTGCCACATCATTCGTCAATGTGCGATTAGCTTCCTCTAACTGTAGAAGGATGGGAAAATTAAACCTAACACCATCCAATATCCTCAAGACTGCTGCAAATCTAAATGTGATTTCTGTAACTCCAGCTAGTAGCTGAAGTGTGGTGTAACTCACTGAGGTGATGGTGGTGTCTTTTTCTGCAAGCTCCTGTCTGTGTCTGGCCATCATCTCTTTGATCTCCAGCTCCTTCATGATCTTCTCCTTCTCCAGGTCGGAATACTGCTCCTCTGCAATGGAGCGTGCCAGCTGCTCTGAGTCAGCTTTCGTTAGTGTGATCTCTAACTGGGCCGCAAGAGAATCCCTGAGAAGGAGACAAGAGAAAAAGGTACACAGAATTTAAACCAACATATATACTTTGAATTTacagtgtgattaaaaaaaaatgttgtcttttatttGGACCACAAATTTTTATATGACATGTCGTAGTGAAAATCTTGcttaaatacagtaatttaaattttaaaaatgaaaactgaacacATTTTGCACACTAGGCTGTGGATTTTCTGCTTGTTATTGGATGTAAATCTCACCTTTCCTCCTGTAGCTCCTGTAGACTCTGTTGCATGTCTTTATAGAGTTTATTTTTCTCTTCACACTCTTCCTTCAGCTCCCGCACCTGTGTCTTATACAGCGTCTACACACAAACGcacgggcacacacacacatgcacacagactcTTGTTAGACCTTTGAGTGTTCAGTTTGTTTCTGGAGGGAAAGAGAATTTAGATTTCTTACAGAGAAATACTGCTCTGCCTCCAACTGATCCTGCAGTTCCTTCATCTGTCCATCAGAATCCTGACGCTCCCTAGGATCACATACACAGAAAATTATCTAATATATGAACAACTTGCAAAAACAGAAAGAAGTTCTTCAACCACAACCTTAttgaattgtgtgtttgtgtgtaaggtattgaatattcaattaattattatgcATGCGTTGCATACTTGCGCAATTCCATATTTTGCTTTTCCAGGCTGCGTTTGATTTCCAACAGGTGGTTTATCTCCTGTTTGAGTTGTTTCTCTGAAGTTCGCAGGGTGCTGAGCTGCTGGTTCTGAACCTTTAGGTCATTCTGAGTCAAAGCACGTTTCTGAATCTCTTGCTCAATCTTCAGACTTAGATTCTTCAtctagagagagcgagagagagagaaagagcaggaaCATTTTTGCATCAACCTTTATTGTGACggaaaaaagtttttgttaaatatgataaaaataatgcTTCAAGTGACATGACCTGCACTGcatatcaaaaataaagaaatacactaacatttaaatgtttgggatcGGAAaggtttgtaatgggttttaatggaaAGAAGTCACTTTATgttcatggctgcatttatttaattaaaactatagtaaaattgtgaattattattacaatttaaagtaaatgttttctattaaaaacatgttctgcttaatatttttgtggaaaccatgattattttttttcaggattctttgatgaataaaaattttaaaacaacagcatttacttgaaaaatgttttgtagaatgtcttcactgtcactgacaccaaacttctgaacagtaatgtaaataaataaataaatgcaatgtataGTTTCATGGCCAGTAAGAGACATTTATGGGCAATAAATTCTCAATTTACCGGCCATATGCAGTTCtggcaaaaacacatttatacccTCCACAGACCTCTTCTGTGAGTCTCTCTTTGTGTCGTCGCAATTCCTCTAGTTTCTGCAGTGACTGTTTATAGTCGCAGTCGAGCATGGAGTTCTTCTTCTCCAGTTCTAACACCCTGTTCTCTACGCGCAGTTTAGAGGAACGTTCCTCCTGCAGCTTCTGTTCCAGCTCTAGGTGAACACACACAGTCAGTCATGTTAACAAGCCATAAAATCCTGTTATGTTTTAGAAAACCAGCAATTCCTCAATCAAATCTCCTTCGGTGTAGCTCTTGACTAAACCACCAACTCTAAATCTAAAACATCATATTCTCCACTGCACCCTTCAAAGTAAACTTAACTGTCAAGCTTCCTGTTTTATTAGGAAAAAtggaaacacattaaaaatgtgccTCTCATACCCTTTACAGCCTCAGATTTGGCTCCTTCGATGGACTCGCTGATCTTGTTCTTATCAGCAAGTCGAGCTTTTGTGGCCTTGTGTGCCGCCTCCTCCTGCTCCAAACCCTGCTGCAGAATCTTCAGCTTATAGGTCATGTCAATCTGGTTATTGCTCTTCTCCTATTGGGCGCATAAACAGAGGGGGATATTAGAGGAGTGGTTGGACATAAAATTCAATTAACAGCGAGTAAATCAAGTCTGTAGCTTTCTAATAACCATTTGTGAACAACATTACTTCAGCCTGCAATGATCAACATTCTGTGAGGAAGGCACTAATGACGTATGAATCCACAACCGTAGCCTATAATGATGTCACAAGTGTCTCAACAAGGAAGAAGGAAATTAGAATGAGAAAGATTTGTCTACCTTTTCCAGGTCTGTAAGCTTCTCCTGGAGTTGCCTTTTCTCCGTCTCAGCTTTAGATAGGGCCTGTCTCACCTGTTTCACTTCCTCCTCCAAACCAGAGATGCGTGCTGCGCACAAGAGGTGGAATGTGGATAAATATTGTTGAGTGTGAAATGAATGCACATATCCAAAACTTTGCACTTACCCTGTAGATCAGATATAGTCTCAGAGCCCTGCGTGTGCTCTCGTTTCTCTGAGTCCAGTGCGGCCTGCAGGCTGATATTGTCCCTCTCTAGTGTAAGCTTGCTGTTCTCCAGCATACAGCATTTGTCCTGCAGTTCCCTCACGTGAGCCTCCAGCTGCTGCAGCTGTTTTGAGCTCTCTGTCTGAGCTTTACGCAGCCTCGCAGCAGCATCAGATTCTGCCCGCAGTGACGCATTTGCCTCATCCAGCTGCCGGAGAGAGTTTATAATGGGGACATAACGTTATGTTACTAGGATCGCTTTGTTACTTGATCACACATGAGAAAAACACATAGCCACATGTTGATCCAGGAAAACTGAAATTCTGGGAACTCTACTTTTAAGTAACTAAATGATGCTTTTAACAGACACTGTATTATTCTGACTTGACAGTATGCAACAAAACATCACACAAGtataaaataatcacataaatgttttgttaatgaatGCAAAATTAACTACCTACCTtccaaaccataaaaaataattacaaataattcatatcaatatattaattataaatatgtatatgtatttgatcaatttaatgaaatatattatcatttaatgcatattatatatatatcaatttatatatatagtattatatatatatatatatatatatatatatatatatatatatatatatatatatatagctgttgAAACAATTGGGGGTCAATaagttctctttttcttttttctttctctaaccCACTAACCTGTTTCTGCAGGTGGATGTTCTTCTCATTGGAGATGTGTGAGTTCTggtttttcttcttcatttcatcCAGCTGATCCCTCAGACTGTTCACTTCATTCTCTAAGCAGCGTTTGCGGTCGGCTTCACTCTCTGCCCTGCGGTGACTCTCCACGCTCTTGTGCTGCAGGagagctttctctctctccaactGTCTCAGAGTCGTCTCCAACCCTTTTCTGCTATTTATCTATAAACACATGTGCAAAGTGGTAAGATTATTGTATATTCCTACACACAATTTACTGAGATCCCAGAGATGAAACACCCACTCACTTCTTCATCAAGCTCTTTGGTGATCTTCTCTAGGCGGCTACAGTTGCTTCTGTATTTTTGCTCCAACTCATCTTTGGTCTGCATTTCATTGTTGAGCTGCTCTTCTAGAGAGTGAAGTTTCTTCTGGAGCTGAGTGGAAAATCAAGCAATTTAATGTCATCAATCTCTTAAATTTATAAACTACCTAACAAGATGTATATTAAGCAGAGAGAGTGTGAACACTTACAGCTAAACTGTcctgtgggtaaaaaaaaaagagaaagaaaaaaaacaccacgTTACAACCAATGTTGTAAGAAGCACTAACCAGTTTAAGTTCAAGTCTCATATTAAGTCTCTAACCATGGACTACTGTATGATGTAAATCCAGTCTCTAAAGAATATAAcacagttaaattaaatgtataagcTAACAAATGTTGGAGTGTATCTGTGTTGTACCTCTGTTTTGGATACTGGATCTTTTTTCATTGCTGAACTGTTAACAGCATTCAACAACCTACACAAAAACATATCAGATAATCTGTGACAGTAGTTATTCAACTAGTTTTGCTTGAGGACATCAGATGCAGAAGCAACACTGTTCCGAGAAATAGAGTACTgtacaaaagtgacaaaaaaagaaatctcttacTGGTCTTCTTTAAAGTAAGTGAACCCCACAAAGGGCAGCTGATTGCCAACGAAGGCTTTGGGTGTGGGAAACGTCTCTACTTCTCCTTTATCTTCCTCTATCTCATCAAAATTACTGGTGTCTATGTCACTGCTCAGCTCTGGAACCACAGGTGCTGCAGCTGGAGAGAGAATGGGCAAAAACGGCTCACTGTGTGTGTTTAGAACAGCTGATGTAAAGGGCACTGAGATATTTACATCCCTCTCACAGGTTTGCTTTACTTTTTGTTAGATAACATTGGAATACGAATGAGTATTGGGcaaaattattatagttttagaactttttaattttcatttggttttatattgttgatttctgtttgttttaaatgcaaataaaaagcaCATACATTTTGCAGCTTTTTTGACCaacttaaattcatttttatatttaataaatacttctattttcttttaaatatggtttaaatttactgctgaatgtactaaaaagcatttatggtaaactaaaacataCTTGTTATGTTTATTGAAACGTGTGTacatcattaattaaaaatatatttgtaaatacacatttaaaatgatgcaactgcaattcagtacatttaaaaatatatttactttacatGTACTTCAGTATGTTAGTTGAGACATCCAAATGAGTGTACTTTAAAGCAAggcaaaacattattaaaaaggttcaaaattgatttaaatgtatttattttaattggacatttaaaaaagtgttcttttttaaaagaagcagGTAAAAAACATGAACAAGAAAACTCTTTAAATAGACTTAAGAGGCCTTttagttcattaatattatattaccctcaagtacagttttttttaaaatatccacACATCCATAAAGACAAGGCAGTGTTTGAGAAATATAttgactgatttattttattttttttaagagatatgAGCATGTCCGTAAACCTTTTTATTACTcaaaacatattttctgtttaaaatgtattgtaaaacatACGCAAGCTGgatgaacatttattttgatttctcatATTACTGATATTCACATATTAATGAGGTGGGGAGGTGTTTTACTTACTCTCTCTAATGGTGCTGAAGGTCCACTGGTCGTTTTTGAAGAAAGGATGTCTTTTAATTTCTTCTACGCCATTTCGGCCCAGTCGAACCTCCCTACCAAATGCAAGCatccacaaacacaaaaacttatCGTCAATTAGTGAATTTCTAAGATTTaattatttcagaattatttttgcattattttattttgattttgtgttcaaGTTGAAGTGAACTGAGGGGCTGTTTCAATGCATGATTTCAGGAAGTATTCCGTTTTTAGCACACAAACTGATGTGTACTGGTCCtaattcaaacatttttcttaGAGAGTAGTTCTGCTTCTCTACTCTAGATGGCACTATAATATCACCAAGCTGTATGTCCAGCCTAGTTTCTGTGGCTGGATTGTGGCACTAAAAGACAGGGTCAGAATCTAACCAGGACTTGGGGGAAATAACTGACAATAAAAGTCACAAAAAGTCACAATATTTGATGCATTTCATAAACTTCTATCTATTCTTGAGTTCAGTGCCCCTGCAGACACAGTATTTGCTGTTTTGAGTTTTAGATTGTTGTTCACCTTCAGTGTTTTTATGGTTATGATCTACACCATTTCGGCCCAGACTAACCTCCCTACCAAATGCAAGCatccacaaacacaaaaacatattgtCAAACAGTCGTGAACCTTGGCAGTTAAACAATATGGAACAGAGGACTACATCTATCTGTGCATGTAAAAGCTCACCTATCTGTTAGGAAGGCACAGATGATGTTTTTGGCTTCTTGAGAGATCTCAACGTCATCAGGGAAGTTAAGAGAGTTCTTATGGTCCATAATCTTACTGTAGGTCCCCACCAGAGAATCGGCATAAAACGGTGTATCACCTGCACACACGAACATTAATCTCATTTAATAAACCAATGCTACAAATGCAGTTTAGACAAACGCACACATTCACATTTCTGACTCACCAACCAGCATCTCGTAGATAAATACTCCCACTGACCACCAGTCACACTCGCGTCCATAGTATCCATCCCCTCCCTGAGACTTGAGAACCTCCGGCGAGATGTAATCAGGGGTTCCGACCGCAGTGTCACAATGAACCATCCCCGTCTACAATCAATCAGCCAATCAATGAGTCAACTGATAGGATCTTAGTCAATCTACATCTAGAGACTCTACAAAGCAATACAACTTACATAAAGTAATAACATATCACATTACAACTGTTTACCCTGAATCTGAGtgagtttaaaatttaattatttcagaataatttttgtattattttaaataatttatttagattttgtgtTCAAGTTGAAGTGAACTGAGTTCCAGTTCTATTCCATAAATAAGAGTTCTGTTTCTCTACTCTAGATGGCACTAAAATATCACCAAGCTGTATGTCCAGCCTAGTTTCTGTGGCTGGATTGTGGCACTAAAGGGCAGGGTTGGAACTTAACCAGGACTTGGGGGAAATATCTGgcaataaaagtgacaaaaataccccagatatttaaaatgtggggcaaaaaaaaaaaatgtgtccctgtaataaatgtcatatattaGTATCTGGTATATAACATTTGATGTATTTCATAACCTTCTATTATATGCCTATCTAGTCTTGAGTTCAATGGTCCTGCAGATACAGTAGCTATCAGATATCTACCATCTCAAAGGTGACTGTTGTTGAATATACACAGAAACCTTTAGTGTTCACCTTTAGTGTTTTATAACTATGATTTTTTTGCTTGACTCCACCAGATCAGCAGAGCTAATATTTTACAGCTATTGTTCTATAATTATCACATATGATAGAGATAAGGCAGAAAACATACAGGACAGGATCACAATGTTACCTTCAGTTGATCACAACTGAGCTATTTTTGCTGATATCctataaaactaaaacagatgGGAGAAAAGGCTGATGCGGCCACATTTATTCTTCAATCAACATAAACTGAGCATTTTTCTAATTCAACAGCTTTTTAGCCTCAGTATGACCCTATGACCTCTGAACCCACCTGAGGTCTTCCTCACTCAGACATTAAGGAATGAGAGCAAGGCTGAGTTTTTCTTTGGTCCTTTGAGTTTGGACAAGAACTGGCATGTGTTCAAGGTATTTGTCATGCAattacatccaaaaaaaaaaaaaaaaaaaaaaaaaaatccctgcatTCAGCGGGTGAAGAGCGAGCCTGAAGTTTTGATGAAAGCCTGTGAACTACtgatattttgtattgtaataacCGGTTAACCCCTTACCCCATCCATTTTCATGCAGGTCCCAAAGTCGGCAAGTTTGAGGTGTCCGTAGCAGTCCAGCAGCATGTTGTCTGGTTTGATGTCTCGGTGAACAAAGCCCATTGAGTGAATGGCGTCCAGAGCCAACACAACCTCAGCAGTGTAAAACTTTGCCCACTTCTCTGGAACATCATATGTACTGGTGAGATTGACAAGATCTCCTCCTGGCATGTATTCCATTACCATGTAGAGAGAACGGTCATCCTGGAACGCACAGCACAGCTAAAGGAAAGACAAGAAAGAATTGATAAAAGAGAGGgaaagatagatttttttttcacctctgtAGAAATTGTGTATGTGCTCAAACTAGAGATGCACTGATATATTCATTGTCCAATTAACATAACACATAATATAAGTTTTAGCATTTTAAGTGGAGCAGCTAGCTAAttaggtaaaataaaaattaaaaaaacactcaattcatacaaaacagttatcatttgtgtttaaaatatggaatttaaaatgcagaaagttgACCTGACAGATTCTTTTTAATTGAAAGTgtcccatttcatttttttaaagacatatcACTGTAATAATCATAATAGGAATCAGTAAAAACGTACACTATAATTTGGGgtcggtatgattttttttctgcttaccaagggtgcatttatgtgataaaaaaagcacagtaaaaactgtaatacagtgaaatataactacaatttaaaacaatttcattctactttaatatggtttaaaatgtgatttatttctgtgatggcaaagctgaaattttagcagccattaatgcagtcttcagtgtcacacgatccttcagaaatcattctaatatatgctgatatggtgctcaaaaaaacatttaatataaatgttgaaaactacatgatatgctGCATGATATTTTCAAttctttgtaataataattcttttgatcaatttaatgcatccttgctgaattaatgtattaatttctttttttaaaatcttgctgaccccaaacttttgaataatagtgtGCATATGTGATATTTAATGCTTGGAAACAGCATATTTGTTATATTCATAGATCAAATCATAGTGAGTTTCTGAATGTGAAAAAACATTGTTGCACATGTAAGggggagttaaaaaaaaaggaaaagattttggtttcaaaaaaaaaagtcagcgcATCTTACCTGTACGACCCATGGGCTGTCAGCAAACGCCATGATGTCACGCTCCTCCCAAAAGAAGGCAGAATCTGAGCGTTTAATCATTTCAAACTTGCTGAGCACCTTCATTGCATACACCTTCTGAGAGGCCTTATGCCtaacctacacaaacacacaaccagatCACAACAAAACTACATCACATACCTACTGCGAGAATAATAGTAAGAGGTTCACTAATACATTACTAACAAACAACATTTTCAATTTCTAACAGGCCTTGTGCCTAACTCCCAAAACACTCTGTGGGATGCTGTTTTGCCTTCAACACAGACAAGCCACATTTTAAAGCACCCTCTGTTGTGCTTTAGGCATAACGTACCCACACAGCCCCTGTCAGACAGAGGACAATACTGGGTAATCATGTTCTTTGTGTCTGCAGGCTTGTCCAGACGCATCCTActatcacaaacacacaaccagaGTGCCGACACAATACAAAACTACACATGCTCTTTCTTCCTTTTATGTATCTGACATGTAAATACACAATTACATGAAAAACCGCTTGCAGCGTTTAGTACAAGTGCACACACTTAACGCATCCATACAGACAATAACACATaacatttagtttaattgtggctattaatagatttaaataatggCAATTAATCTCATTCTCATGGAGTTAACAGTGCTTTCAAAATGTGATACATTAAGGAACATTTAATGTTCTATTGATGCCGCAGATTGATTTTACAGTGCATGTGTGACTTATATGGgctataatacaaataaatggccTTTGCACTAAATGTACTCATAAACTAGCTAATGATTATCACATCAGACACAACAGTGGGAAAGATCTGTAAGTTTTCTTAGCAGTCAACACATATACATTTCAATGCATTCTGAAATTCCTTACCAGCTGGACTTCTCCAAATGCTCCTCTACCGATCACCTTCACTCGGTCAAAATCTTCTGGCTTCATCTGGAGCTCCCTCATATGTCCCATAACCTTCTCATCTGTacacataaaacatcaaaatcacaTTTCCTTGGTCATGCCATGAAAAACTAGAATTTGTTTTCTGGTGACCTGTCAGGTCTGTCAATAGTAATAACTgactaatataaaattaacattaattaattggCCAGTATTTATCCATAACCTTAATCAGGGTAGCACCAAATTAAATTTTGACAGCAATGAAAAAGAGGCTGTGAgagttaaggctgatttatacttctgcatcagaCCTACGCCGCAGGgtatgcgtcagttttcatttctaCTTCTGCGTCGTTGTACACGTCgatgtgcagtacacatgcaaaccgctgtTGTAACCCACAGTACCAAGACAAAATCCAAAGAAGCAGCAGCTTGTCAGAGAAGAATTATAGCTGTGACggcagcaaataaatatcaaataattgaatcattatttaaaactgcaaaaaggagacaacaacggaacaggagaagatatggcTTTCTTTCGACTTGTACTATGGCAGATCTACATTGTTTGTCGCtgacaactactgatgtataattgctatgtagtataataaatgaaaagaaaaataatctttaacaattttaaataaaaataagaaacagtaacattaaaatatattaaagtgcacattataaacacacaccaccAAACTCAAGCACATACGGAGGAAGAACAACCAAAGCCCTACACAtaagtataaaacacaaaacaataaaacatcacttaaaagtacattactttaatttaacaaaataaaagtataaatcagcctttagaaGTACATGACTTTAATGGATTGTagtgttgtttaacaacataacTATTTTTCAGCTGACAAAACATCTTTTTGTCAAAGATCTATCAACCAACCAAacccaaccaaccaaccaaccaaccaaccaaccaaccaaccaaccaaccaatcttccttccaaccaaaaaaaaaaaaaaacacaaactacaaaTGTGCATTATAATTGGCCTACGAAAAATAATGTTCATAGATCCATTGTCCttttcctcacaaaaaaaaaaaaaatccacatacaAATTCTTTAGTAGTTATTCATCAAAACACTGAGCATATTTAGTGCAACATCAACATCAGGAATGGCATTATTAAAGGCCAGTGCAGAGAGTTCACAGTCTGGATGAGAGGACTGAGTCACACTCTCTCTTCCAAACCAAACATTATAAAGCCCTACTGGTCTCCATGACAACAGGCAGAAACAGGAACAAAATTGGGACAGAATGTGATAATTAGTCAAACATTTCATAGCGCATGAATAGAACACAGACATACATTCTTTCACACAGGCATGGTACTGGCTACTGAATTTAAACAAATATCGATGATAACTTGTGAAAACAAACTGAATACTAAGTTATTGGGCACAAATTTCAAGTTAGATAAACTTCCATCCATACTCCAGACTCCTTTTCCAATGTTATGGGCACAGGGAAG
This window contains:
- the rock2a gene encoding rho-associated protein kinase 2 isoform X2: MSLGAERRMENRLRKLEAMLKEPRSAINLESLLDSMNAMVLDLDFPALRKNKNIETFLNRYEKVMGHMRELQMKPEDFDRVKVIGRGAFGEVQLVRHKASQKVYAMKVLSKFEMIKRSDSAFFWEERDIMAFADSPWVVQLCCAFQDDRSLYMVMEYMPGGDLVNLTSTYDVPEKWAKFYTAEVVLALDAIHSMGFVHRDIKPDNMLLDCYGHLKLADFGTCMKMDGTGMVHCDTAVGTPDYISPEVLKSQGGDGYYGRECDWWSVGVFIYEMLVGDTPFYADSLVGTYSKIMDHKNSLNFPDDVEISQEAKNIICAFLTDREVRLGRNGVEEIKRHPFFKNDQWTFSTIRETAAPVVPELSSDIDTSNFDEIEEDKGEVETFPTPKAFVGNQLPFVGFTYFKEDQLLNAVNSSAMKKDPVSKTEDSLALQKKLHSLEEQLNNEMQTKDELEQKYRSNCSRLEKITKELDEEINSRKGLETTLRQLEREKALLQHKSVESHRRAESEADRKRCLENEVNSLRDQLDEMKKKNQNSHISNEKNIHLQKQLDEANASLRAESDAAARLRKAQTESSKQLQQLEAHVRELQDKCCMLENSKLTLERDNISLQAALDSEKREHTQGSETISDLQARISGLEEEVKQVRQALSKAETEKRQLQEKLTDLEKEKSNNQIDMTYKLKILQQGLEQEEAAHKATKARLADKNKISESIEGAKSEAVKELEQKLQEERSSKLRVENRVLELEKKNSMLDCDYKQSLQKLEELRRHKERLTEEMKNLSLKIEQEIQKRALTQNDLKVQNQQLSTLRTSEKQLKQEINHLLEIKRSLEKQNMELRKERQDSDGQMKELQDQLEAEQYFSTLYKTQVRELKEECEEKNKLYKDMQQSLQELQEERDSLAAQLEITLTKADSEQLARSIAEEQYSDLEKEKIMKELEIKEMMARHRQELAEKDTTITSLEEANRTLTNDVANLANEKEELNNKLKETHDYLQNLKNEEQSIVQVKLALEKQLQSERTLKTQAVNKLAEIMNRKEVRGGGSRRGNDTDVRRKEKENRKLQLELRSEREKLNSSIIKYQREINDMQAQLADESQVRVELQMALDSKDSDIEQLRSLLNSLNVQSLDSASMSSGPDMDTDESLPETRLEGWLSLPVRNNTKRFGWERKYVVVSSKKILFYNSEQDKEHSNPYMVLDIDKLFHVRSVTQTDVYRADAKEIPRIFQILYANEGESKKEQELEALPGDKSSYICHKGHEFIPTLYHFPTNCEACTKPLWNMFKPPPALECRRCHIKCHKDHMDKKEEVIAPCKVNYDVSTAKNLLLLALSQEEQQKWVSRLMKKIPKKPPAPDAPHRSSPRVPVKVQNSQSLKRSSRQIPPGKPRPLDSELQDWHWALDDLDDVDYDHTFNF
- the rock2a gene encoding rho-associated protein kinase 2 isoform X3; the protein is MSLGAERRMENRLRKLEAMLKEPRSAINLESLLDSMNAMVLDLDFPALRKNKNIETFLNRYEKVMGHMRELQMKPEDFDRVKVIGRGAFGEVQLVRHKASQKVYAMKVLSKFEMIKRSDSAFFWEERDIMAFADSPWVVQLCCAFQDDRSLYMVMEYMPGGDLVNLTSTYDVPEKWAKFYTAEVVLALDAIHSMGFVHRDIKPDNMLLDCYGHLKLADFGTCMKMDGTGMVHCDTAVGTPDYISPEVLKSQGGDGYYGRECDWWSVGVFIYEMLVGDTPFYADSLVGTYSKIMDHKNSLNFPDDVEISQEAKNIICAFLTDREVRLGRNGVEEIKRHPFFKNDQWTFSTIRETAAPVVPELSSDIDTSNFDEIEEDKGEVETFPTPKAFVGNQLPFVGFTYFKEDQLLNAVNSSAMKKDPVSKTEDSLALQKKLHSLEEQLNNEMQTKDELEQKYRSNCSRLEKITKELDEEINSRKGLETTLRQLEREKALLQHKSVESHRRAESEADRKRCLENEVNSLRDQLDEMKKKNQNSHISNEKNIHLQKQLDEANASLRAESDAAARLRKAQTESSKQLQQLEAHVRELQDKCCMLENSKLTLERDNISLQAALDSEKREHTQGSETISDLQARISGLEEEVKQVRQALSKAETEKRQLQEKLTDLEKEKSNNQIDMTYKLKILQQGLEQEEAAHKATKARLADKNKISESIEGAKSEAVKELEQKLQEERSSKLRVENRVLELEKKNSMLDCDYKQSLQKLEELRRHKERLTEEMKNLSLKIEQEIQKRALTQNDLKVQNQQLSTLRTSEKQLKQEINHLLEIKRSLEKQNMELRKERQDSDGQMKELQDQLEAEQYFSTLYKTQVRELKEECEEKNKLYKDMQQSLQELQEERDSLAAQLEITLTKADSEQLARSIAEEQYSDLEKEKIMKELEIKEMMARHRQELAEKDTTITSLEEANRTLTNDVANLANEKEELNNKLKETHDYLQNLKNEEQSIVQVKLALEKQLQSERTLKTQAVNKLAEIMNRKEVRGGGSRRGNDTDVRRKEKENRKLQLELRSEREKLNSSIIKYQREINDMQAQLADESQVRVELQMALDSKDSDIEQLRSLLNSLNVQSLDSASMSSGPDMDTDESLPETRLEGWLSLPVRNNTKRFGWERKYVVVSSKKILFYNSEQDKEHSNPYMVLDIDKLFHVRSVTQTDVYRADAKEIPRIFQILYANEGESKKEQELEALPGDKSSYICHKGHEFIPTLYHFPTNCEACTKPLWNMFKPPPALECRRCHIKCHKDHMDKKEEVIAPCKVNYDVSTAKNLLLLALSQEEQQKWVSRLMKKIPKKPPAPDAPHRSSPRVPVKVQNSQSLKRSSRQIPPGKPSPPRLDTPKMRREDSTNSLLIK